The Mycoplasma nasistruthionis genome contains a region encoding:
- a CDS encoding DNA-directed RNA polymerase subunit beta', with protein sequence MSNFDTTIKNATKTINKITLSLATNEDVLAWSNGEVTKAETINYKTYKPEKDGLFDELIFGPTTDYKCPVCGTKYKKSDEGQHCSKTPACEKYKPEILPKITRRTRMGHIKLHNPVVHFWFFKIDHSIIAKLLGLKVDQSSKPVTKADLEKIIYYKSHIVLEDGGLKSLHKNRIIDINDAVEIYHNALTEMLEMHDENSDEYEDIKTSLEELDEYANSKIGKDFGIDFYQYNEIIHEYSDAKIDTGSKAIEYLLEKVDLQKELEEVKKEIDYINSIDTGSLIAKGSSREQERNKLYKRLNVINSFINSGQHPKQMLIYNLPVMPADLRPLIQLDGGRHSTSDVNELYRRIIIRNNRLGKWIESDAPMLIKQNEYRMIQEAVDALIDNGRKKPSPVTSKDNNPLKSISDALTGKKGRFRQNLLGKRVDYSGRSVIVVGPNLKMHEVGIPRDMAAKLFEPWIINELMNGEPNVTSVKSAKKMIENLNPIIWPYVEKAIEGRPVLLNRAPTLHRLSIQAFQPVLIRGKAIKLHPLVTTAFNADFDGDQMAVHVPVSPQAVREAQELMLASKNILGPKDGEPIINPSQDMILGLYYLTMEKDGSAKAEQNEGKYFADYNDMLKAYENNLVSLHTRVILPIETLEKESVSNNTKNAYIFSTVGKFILNKALPSDFEFIFGKYVGQNGEGKEKIHTSSDVNVLDLYTFGYGENGKKIVSEAPVNLALSKKDIAKIVRKIYETYVAVVTIEDVASVINTTTELNYETRFEACADLKDYAGNPINTSHAKLLSNLIKKEFEYLVYLHRKKNPDLNLAEAPRWTISTYTTVLQKVWFEYSNYVASILDNIKNLGFKFSTISGTTISMNDITTIDSTRAKIQEGDNYIKQLASYFKKGWITDDERYTLTINKWTSVKEEIEKDLKAETKKDIDNPLFMMFTSGARGNSSNFTQLAGMRGLMNNNTKVLKADAENDRVVRSTVEIPVKSSFLSGLTAYEFYSSTHGARKGLTDTALNTAKSGYLTRRLVDVAQGIVVREADCGSDFGFVVKDIKDTKTDTVIEPLAERIEGRFTNKAILDDNGNVLVAGNTLITPELAEKIVNEYGKSEVEIRSVLSCHTRNGVCKMCYGKDLATNRLVNIGEAVGVVAAQSIGEPGTQLTMRTFHTGGVAGGEDITGGFGRLTELIDAYDFPWGKPAVISSVNGTVVSIDTPELKTEGKVADSKVVRVEYRDKEGNTLYAEFPGKSSQKLRVKPGDKVVSGQKLFEGPIILNDLLKVADTRSVQNYLLKEIQRLYRLQGITISDKYIEIIIRQMLSKIIITDPGDSKFFTGSLVDTLVYQRVNGELLAQGKKPAYGEVKIRGAKQTPLLSDSFLSAASYQETAKILVNASIGQKVDLLEGLKENIILGHKIPAGTNGNYELKGKYDIRDPRSYFTDKADDTYNFDEQIHDELDMDEFEIAAEYDTEYEINSSDDFFELIEDQNSEFTDEDEMFEAIDDIDEGYMY encoded by the coding sequence ATGAGTAATTTTGATACAACAATTAAAAATGCAACAAAAACAATTAATAAAATTACCCTTTCATTGGCTACTAACGAAGATGTTTTAGCATGATCAAATGGTGAAGTAACTAAAGCTGAAACAATCAACTATAAAACATACAAACCAGAAAAAGATGGTTTATTTGATGAATTAATTTTTGGTCCCACAACTGACTACAAATGTCCGGTTTGTGGAACAAAATATAAAAAGAGCGATGAAGGACAACACTGTTCAAAAACTCCAGCTTGTGAAAAATATAAACCAGAAATTTTACCTAAAATCACACGTAGAACAAGAATGGGACATATCAAATTACACAACCCAGTTGTTCACTTCTGATTCTTCAAAATTGATCACTCAATTATTGCTAAATTATTAGGTCTAAAAGTTGATCAATCATCTAAGCCAGTTACAAAAGCTGATTTAGAAAAAATTATTTACTATAAATCTCACATTGTTTTAGAAGATGGTGGATTAAAGAGTTTACACAAAAATAGAATCATTGATATTAATGACGCTGTTGAAATTTATCACAATGCACTTACTGAAATGCTAGAAATGCATGATGAAAATAGTGATGAATATGAAGATATTAAAACTTCATTAGAAGAATTGGATGAATACGCAAACTCAAAAATTGGTAAAGATTTTGGTATTGATTTTTATCAATACAACGAAATTATTCATGAATACTCTGATGCTAAAATCGACACAGGTTCAAAAGCTATTGAATATTTATTAGAAAAAGTTGATTTACAAAAAGAACTTGAAGAAGTTAAAAAAGAAATTGATTATATCAACTCAATTGACACAGGTTCATTAATAGCTAAAGGTTCATCAAGAGAACAAGAACGTAATAAACTATATAAACGTTTAAATGTAATTAACTCATTCATCAATTCAGGTCAACATCCAAAACAAATGTTGATTTACAATCTACCAGTTATGCCGGCTGACTTACGTCCTTTAATCCAGCTTGATGGTGGAAGACACTCAACAAGTGATGTCAACGAATTATATAGACGTATTATTATTAGAAATAATCGTTTAGGTAAATGAATCGAAAGCGATGCTCCGATGTTAATTAAACAAAATGAGTATCGTATGATTCAAGAAGCAGTTGATGCATTAATTGACAACGGAAGAAAAAAACCTTCTCCAGTTACATCAAAAGACAACAACCCATTAAAATCTATTTCAGATGCACTAACAGGTAAAAAAGGTCGTTTTAGACAAAACTTACTAGGAAAACGTGTTGACTACTCAGGGCGTAGTGTAATTGTTGTTGGACCAAATCTAAAAATGCATGAAGTTGGTATTCCACGTGATATGGCGGCTAAGTTATTTGAACCATGAATTATTAATGAGTTAATGAATGGTGAACCAAATGTAACTAGTGTTAAATCAGCTAAGAAAATGATTGAAAACTTAAACCCAATTATTTGACCTTATGTTGAAAAAGCAATCGAAGGAAGACCGGTATTATTAAACCGTGCACCCACACTGCACCGTTTATCGATTCAAGCATTCCAACCAGTTTTAATTCGTGGTAAAGCTATTAAACTTCACCCATTAGTAACAACAGCCTTCAATGCTGACTTCGATGGAGATCAGATGGCTGTTCACGTTCCTGTTTCTCCACAAGCAGTTAGAGAAGCACAAGAACTAATGCTTGCTTCAAAAAACATCTTAGGTCCAAAGGATGGAGAGCCTATCATTAATCCTTCACAGGATATGATTTTAGGTCTTTACTATCTAACAATGGAAAAAGATGGCTCAGCTAAAGCTGAACAAAACGAAGGAAAATACTTTGCTGATTACAACGATATGCTTAAAGCATATGAAAATAATTTAGTTTCACTACACACAAGAGTTATTCTTCCAATTGAAACACTAGAAAAAGAATCAGTATCAAATAACACTAAAAATGCTTACATTTTCTCAACTGTTGGTAAATTCATTTTAAATAAAGCCTTACCATCAGACTTTGAATTTATTTTTGGTAAATATGTAGGACAAAACGGCGAAGGAAAAGAAAAAATTCACACTTCATCAGATGTTAACGTGTTGGATCTTTACACATTTGGTTATGGGGAAAACGGTAAGAAAATAGTTTCTGAAGCACCAGTCAACTTAGCATTAAGTAAAAAAGATATTGCTAAAATTGTTCGTAAAATTTATGAAACATATGTTGCAGTTGTGACAATCGAAGATGTTGCTTCAGTAATTAACACAACTACCGAATTAAACTATGAAACTCGTTTTGAAGCTTGTGCAGATTTAAAAGATTATGCAGGTAATCCAATTAATACTTCACATGCTAAATTACTTTCAAACTTAATTAAAAAAGAATTTGAATACTTAGTTTATCTACACCGTAAGAAAAATCCAGATTTAAACCTTGCTGAAGCTCCAAGATGAACAATCAGCACATATACAACAGTTCTACAAAAAGTTTGATTTGAATATTCAAACTATGTAGCTTCAATTCTTGACAATATTAAGAACTTAGGATTTAAGTTCTCAACTATTTCAGGAACAACAATCTCAATGAACGACATTACTACAATTGATTCAACTAGAGCTAAAATTCAAGAAGGTGATAATTACATCAAACAATTAGCATCATACTTCAAAAAAGGTTGAATTACTGATGATGAGCGTTATACATTAACAATTAACAAGTGAACTTCTGTCAAAGAAGAAATTGAAAAAGATCTAAAAGCTGAAACCAAAAAAGACATCGATAACCCACTGTTTATGATGTTTACATCAGGAGCACGTGGAAACTCATCAAACTTTACTCAGCTAGCTGGTATGCGTGGACTTATGAACAACAACACCAAAGTTCTTAAAGCCGATGCTGAAAACGATCGTGTTGTTCGTTCAACAGTTGAAATCCCTGTTAAGTCTTCATTCCTATCAGGACTAACAGCTTATGAATTTTACTCATCTACCCACGGGGCCAGAAAAGGGTTAACAGATACTGCGCTTAACACAGCTAAATCAGGATACTTAACACGTAGATTAGTTGATGTTGCACAAGGAATCGTTGTTAGAGAAGCTGATTGTGGTTCTGACTTTGGATTTGTTGTTAAAGACATTAAAGACACAAAAACAGATACAGTTATCGAACCATTAGCAGAAAGAATTGAAGGTCGTTTCACAAACAAAGCAATTTTAGATGATAATGGTAATGTCTTAGTTGCAGGAAACACTTTAATAACTCCTGAATTAGCAGAAAAAATTGTTAATGAATATGGAAAATCTGAAGTGGAAATTCGTTCAGTACTTTCATGTCATACACGTAATGGTGTATGTAAAATGTGTTATGGTAAAGACCTTGCCACAAACCGTTTAGTAAACATTGGTGAAGCTGTAGGGGTAGTTGCTGCTCAATCAATTGGTGAGCCTGGTACTCAGCTAACCATGCGTACATTCCATACAGGAGGGGTTGCTGGTGGAGAAGATATTACAGGTGGATTTGGTCGTTTAACAGAGTTAATCGATGCTTATGATTTCCCTTGAGGAAAACCAGCTGTAATTTCAAGTGTTAATGGAACAGTTGTTTCAATTGACACTCCAGAGCTAAAAACAGAAGGTAAAGTTGCTGATTCAAAAGTTGTTAGAGTCGAATACAGAGACAAAGAAGGGAATACACTATACGCTGAATTCCCAGGAAAATCTTCACAAAAATTACGTGTTAAACCTGGTGATAAAGTAGTTTCAGGTCAAAAATTATTTGAAGGACCAATTATCCTTAACGACTTGTTAAAAGTTGCTGACACTCGTTCAGTTCAAAACTACTTATTGAAAGAAATTCAAAGACTATACCGTCTACAAGGTATTACAATTTCTGACAAATACATTGAAATTATTATTAGACAAATGTTATCTAAGATTATCATCACAGACCCAGGAGATTCAAAATTCTTCACAGGTAGCTTAGTTGATACATTAGTTTACCAAAGAGTTAATGGTGAATTACTAGCACAAGGTAAAAAACCAGCTTATGGTGAAGTTAAAATTCGTGGAGCAAAACAAACACCTTTATTAAGTGATTCATTCTTATCAGCTGCTTCATACCAAGAAACAGCTAAAATTCTTGTTAATGCTTCTATTGGTCAAAAAGTTGACTTGCTTGAAGGTCTAAAAGAAAATATTATCTTAGGACACAAAATTCCTGCCGGAACAAATGGGAATTATGAACTAAAAGGTAAATATGATATTAGAGATCCACGTTCATACTTTACAGATAAAGCTGATGATACATATAACTTCGATGAACAAATTCACGATGAACTAGACATGGATGAATTTGAAATCGCTGCTGAATACGATACAGAATATGAAATTAACTCAAGTGATGATTTCTTTGAATTAATTGAAGATCAAAATTCCGAATTCACAGACGAAGATGAAATGTTTGAAGCAATCGATGATATCGATGAAGGCTACATGTACTAA
- a CDS encoding DNA-directed RNA polymerase subunit beta, producing MNSKPTNYKLRKFGPITERRDYSVTKKSLELFDILKTSKSSFEKFVRERIEACLLDVYPIEAANQEVKLDYVKGSIRFEYPFKKITSESEEIRKCKAKGINFSLKVYAELRWELGETGETQTDEVLLGEIPYMTSGGSFIINGSEKVIVSQLIRSPGAYFGLSVRNKQSDDLFNKLEILPRIGSWLEISHRVTSSATDTVKVKIDKNKNVNLGTFLGAFGFEEKTIRELFGNSDVLDTTLRKDKFILEDYADKLELLKNCQDELFNTMRKGDRPTDSAKASLLPNTLFDKKRYNLSSTGRYMLNKKLSLVDRITNTYLAENLTIRNEDKPLFVKGEFIDLAKAKKIQELTENKNQLRLMSNIPGIDPKIVYYNLIDEKDEKDELEKRIRISKLLVYPTKKHMDEHPENPVLVIGNDPKSKETHLLISDIVAAINYYFNLLEGIGQDDDPDSLTNKRIVSVGELLEGQLATALIKFEKQTRERMGSKEASKVTAKNVTNNKIITTQFKQFFNSSKLSQFMDQINPLAEVSNKRRVTSLGPGGLNRDTAQFEVRDVHATHYGRICPIETPEGPNIGLILNYATYAEVDELGFLKTPYFKVENGVVQYDEIRYLTAAEEIGYSFAQSSVKVDENNRIVDQSLTIRRDYTYLTGTPEEIDFIEVSSKQIVSVAAAAIPFLENDDANRALMGSNMQRQAVPLLEAEAPFVATGIEADIAKYSSYNLVAKNAGVVTYVDGSKIHIKNQKDSTDKYTLRNFERSNQDTLIQQKPIVKVGQYVEKGDLLVDGSSFKDGEMALGKNVLVGFTTWNGYNFEDAVIINERLVKDDVYTSIHIEEQIIQFRTSRAGDDVLTANIPNVSKHSIRNLDENGIVRVGSEVLPGDVLVGRLSPKGEDNPSQEEKLLMAILSQRPSTTKDTSLKVKNGHHGTVTHVEILSRDNGDTLEEGVDKIVKVSIAQKRKIKVGDKMAGRHGNKGVISIVLPEEDMPYLEDGTPLDIMLNPQGVPSRMNIGQVLELHLGMAARKLGVKFVTPSFDGVKKQDIEAALEEAGLDKNGKQTLIDPITGRKFDKPISIGVMYMLKLNHMVDDKMHARSVGPYSLITQQPLGGKSQNGGQRFGEMETWAIESYGAANVLQEILTYKSDDIAGRNSLYSALVSGKELPDPGIPESFNVLSYELKGLGMKLELSEKTITDDMSVNTEQYFDFNEMGGDLNE from the coding sequence ATGAATTCTAAACCAACAAATTACAAATTACGTAAATTTGGTCCAATTACAGAGAGAAGAGATTACTCTGTTACTAAAAAATCGTTAGAATTATTTGACATTCTGAAAACAAGCAAATCAAGTTTTGAAAAATTTGTTCGCGAAAGAATAGAAGCTTGTTTATTAGATGTTTATCCAATTGAAGCTGCAAATCAAGAAGTTAAACTTGATTATGTAAAAGGTTCAATTAGATTTGAATACCCATTCAAAAAAATCACAAGTGAAAGTGAAGAAATTAGAAAATGTAAAGCTAAAGGAATCAACTTTAGTTTAAAAGTTTATGCCGAACTTAGATGAGAACTAGGAGAAACAGGTGAAACTCAAACAGATGAAGTTTTACTAGGAGAAATTCCTTACATGACTTCAGGTGGAAGTTTCATCATTAACGGATCTGAAAAAGTTATTGTTAGTCAGTTGATCCGTTCACCTGGTGCTTATTTTGGACTAAGTGTTAGAAATAAACAATCTGATGACCTTTTCAACAAATTAGAAATTTTACCTAGAATCGGTTCTTGATTAGAAATTTCACACCGTGTTACTTCATCAGCAACTGATACAGTTAAAGTAAAAATTGATAAAAACAAAAACGTTAATTTAGGAACATTCCTTGGTGCATTCGGGTTTGAGGAAAAAACAATTCGTGAATTATTCGGAAACAGTGATGTTTTAGATACAACTTTAAGAAAAGACAAGTTTATTTTAGAAGACTACGCTGACAAGTTGGAATTACTTAAAAATTGTCAAGATGAACTTTTCAACACTATGAGAAAAGGTGATAGACCTACAGATAGTGCAAAAGCTTCATTGTTACCAAACACTTTATTTGATAAAAAACGTTACAACCTTTCAAGCACAGGTCGTTACATGTTGAATAAAAAACTATCATTAGTTGACCGTATTACAAATACATACTTAGCTGAAAACTTAACAATCAGAAACGAAGATAAACCTTTATTTGTTAAAGGTGAATTTATCGATCTAGCAAAAGCTAAGAAAATTCAAGAATTGACTGAAAACAAAAACCAATTAAGATTAATGTCAAACATTCCTGGAATTGATCCAAAAATTGTTTACTACAATCTGATTGATGAAAAAGATGAAAAGGATGAATTAGAAAAACGTATTCGTATTTCTAAACTTTTAGTTTACCCAACTAAAAAACACATGGATGAACATCCAGAAAATCCTGTTTTAGTTATTGGGAATGACCCTAAATCAAAAGAAACTCATCTATTGATTTCTGATATTGTTGCTGCTATTAATTATTACTTCAACTTACTTGAAGGAATTGGTCAAGACGATGATCCAGATTCATTAACAAATAAACGTATTGTTTCTGTTGGTGAATTATTAGAAGGTCAATTAGCAACTGCTTTAATTAAATTTGAAAAACAAACTCGTGAACGTATGGGTTCTAAAGAAGCAAGTAAAGTTACAGCAAAAAATGTAACCAATAACAAAATTATTACAACTCAGTTTAAACAATTCTTTAACTCATCAAAACTTTCACAATTTATGGACCAAATTAACCCATTAGCCGAAGTTTCAAACAAACGTCGTGTTACATCTCTAGGGCCTGGTGGTCTTAACAGAGATACAGCTCAATTCGAAGTTCGTGACGTTCATGCAACTCACTATGGAAGAATTTGTCCTATCGAAACACCTGAAGGACCAAACATTGGTCTTATCTTAAACTATGCTACTTATGCAGAAGTTGATGAATTAGGTTTCTTAAAAACTCCTTACTTCAAAGTGGAAAATGGAGTTGTTCAATATGATGAAATCAGATACTTAACTGCAGCTGAGGAAATTGGTTACTCATTTGCTCAATCATCAGTTAAAGTTGATGAAAACAACAGAATTGTTGATCAAAGTTTAACAATTAGACGTGATTACACTTACTTAACAGGTACACCAGAAGAAATCGATTTTATCGAGGTTTCTTCAAAACAAATAGTTTCAGTTGCTGCTGCTGCTATTCCTTTCTTAGAAAACGATGATGCCAACCGTGCGCTTATGGGATCTAACATGCAACGTCAAGCAGTTCCTTTATTAGAAGCTGAAGCCCCATTTGTTGCAACTGGTATTGAAGCCGATATTGCTAAGTATTCATCATATAACTTAGTAGCTAAAAATGCCGGTGTAGTAACTTATGTTGACGGTTCAAAAATTCATATTAAAAACCAAAAAGATAGTACAGATAAATATACCCTAAGAAACTTTGAAAGATCAAATCAAGATACTTTAATCCAGCAAAAACCAATTGTTAAAGTAGGTCAATATGTCGAAAAAGGTGACTTACTAGTTGATGGTTCATCATTTAAAGATGGAGAAATGGCATTAGGTAAAAACGTTTTAGTTGGATTCACAACCTGAAATGGATATAACTTCGAGGATGCTGTTATTATTAATGAAAGATTAGTTAAGGATGATGTTTATACATCAATTCATATTGAAGAACAAATCATTCAATTCAGAACTTCTCGTGCAGGTGATGATGTTTTAACTGCTAATATTCCAAATGTTTCAAAACACTCAATCAGAAATCTAGATGAAAATGGTATTGTAAGAGTTGGATCAGAAGTATTACCAGGTGATGTTTTAGTTGGTAGATTGTCACCAAAAGGTGAAGATAATCCTTCTCAAGAAGAAAAATTATTAATGGCAATTTTAAGTCAACGTCCTTCAACAACAAAAGATACTTCATTAAAAGTTAAAAACGGTCACCACGGTACTGTAACTCACGTTGAAATTCTTTCACGTGATAATGGAGATACTTTAGAAGAAGGTGTAGATAAAATTGTTAAAGTCTCAATTGCGCAAAAACGTAAAATCAAAGTTGGGGATAAAATGGCTGGTCGTCACGGAAACAAAGGGGTTATCTCAATTGTTTTACCAGAAGAAGATATGCCATATTTAGAAGATGGAACACCATTAGACATTATGCTTAACCCACAAGGTGTGCCTTCACGTATGAACATTGGTCAAGTTTTAGAGTTACACTTAGGTATGGCCGCTAGAAAACTTGGTGTTAAATTCGTTACACCTTCATTCGATGGGGTTAAAAAACAAGATATCGAAGCTGCTTTAGAAGAAGCTGGTTTAGATAAAAACGGTAAACAAACATTAATCGATCCAATTACAGGACGTAAGTTTGACAAACCAATTTCAATCGGTGTTATGTACATGTTAAAACTTAACCACATGGTTGATGATAAAATGCATGCACGTAGCGTCGGGCCATACTCACTGATTACCCAACAACCACTTGGAGGGAAATCTCAAAACGGGGGACAAAGATTCGGGGAAATGGAAACATGAGCCATCGAATCTTATGGAGCTGCTAATGTGCTACAAGAAATTCTTACTTATAAATCAGATGATATAGCAGGAAGAAATTCACTATATAGTGCTTTGGTTTCAGGTAAAGAATTACCAGATCCAGGAATTCCTGAATCATTTAACGTTTTAAGTTATGAACTTAAAGGTCTAGGAATGAAACTAGAATTATCTGAAAAAACAATTACAGATGACATGTCAGTAAACACAGAACAATACTTTGATTTCAATGAAATGGGAGGTGACTTAAATGAGTAA
- a CDS encoding transposase family protein: MNLKQFTVKEKLKYINLNQNYGLAYASEVFANEYWIDRYKWKGKTKTDAYHYGWILITNWLKLYNIDMLLLKSKSGRPKKKKPTFDDLGPNEREAIERAITRVLERHGIKKSEIFKEIKEYDKTKLSRINIKGISDFFECSRSVFYNNYQKKTKSDPTEKYLDKKLMNWILCEAQKSGEVIGRDKLYHKYLSTKRKRVSSYVFWINYIKTGYKSKAYTNKKPKKNPKEDKFKKVWTEDLVGGDFSSNYFGEKLHADIKFVKVNDGWKYLHVITETYSNSILSWTLSNDRTAQSTINLLKSTKLVEKIMYTFIY; encoded by the coding sequence ATGAATTTAAAACAATTTACAGTTAAAGAAAAACTAAAATACATAAATTTAAATCAGAATTATGGTTTAGCTTATGCTTCTGAAGTGTTTGCTAATGAATATTGAATTGATAGATATAAATGAAAGGGCAAAACAAAAACTGATGCATATCATTATGGGTGAATACTAATTACAAATTGATTAAAACTTTATAATATAGATATGTTATTATTGAAATCAAAATCAGGTAGACCTAAGAAGAAAAAACCCACTTTTGATGATTTAGGTCCAAATGAACGCGAAGCGATTGAGCGAGCTATAACAAGAGTTTTAGAAAGACATGGAATTAAGAAGTCTGAAATTTTTAAAGAAATTAAAGAATATGACAAAACTAAACTATCAAGAATTAATATAAAAGGGATATCTGACTTTTTTGAATGTTCAAGAAGTGTATTTTACAACAACTACCAAAAGAAAACTAAAAGTGATCCAACGGAAAAATACTTGGACAAAAAGTTAATGAATTGAATTTTATGCGAAGCTCAAAAATCAGGTGAAGTTATAGGTAGAGATAAACTTTACCATAAGTATTTAAGCACTAAACGTAAAAGAGTATCGTCATATGTATTTTGAATTAACTATATAAAAACAGGTTATAAATCTAAAGCTTACACAAACAAAAAGCCTAAGAAGAATCCGAAAGAAGATAAGTTTAAAAAGGTTTGAACTGAAGATTTAGTTGGAGGAGATTTTTCATCAAATTATTTTGGTGAAAAACTGCATGCTGATATTAAATTTGTTAAGGTAAATGACGGTTGAAAATATTTACATGTAATTACTGAAACTTATTCTAATTCAATCCTTAGTTGAACATTATCTAACGATAGAACTGCTCAATCAACTATAAATCTTTTAAAAAGTACTAAATTAGTAGAAAAAATTATGTACACATTCATTTATTAA
- a CDS encoding DDE-type integrase/transposase/recombinase, producing the protein MIKLNLKNANLSTEYEKNRILNLKTIAIHKNWTNEQLSLKTGLSVRTIIRYKKEIFNTEKGDKSFVRTKHKNINKVKDRKISDDLLQEIYKQYLETNNAIIDIERTDNELSYKEFYETFLDQNIKEKLSYSWMIYRFNELGFHNRHTTKRGRKITRDLKKIKKLNEETHMMIAEIQNKQKHYKKQRKILNLNKNLKFGEILEIDAQVEPYLFKENKIYLYHAIDASTGMLLGMWVEYQETNLGYQRLLEIVFKRFGFPKIIHTDKRKTFWGSESTETMFEKNLNEKGIRIISSSNPKHKPHVERSFRSAQDKLPVFISQNQIKTIEDLRRNGDKYVNYYNTKFKKVIAKKSLFNKEGMLRNNWRVDIEINRKVINGAVRFGKKIYGAYMSDGRRLMMHDWSWTRLIMASDGNFYFKYLDKIYYAKEPEGKDLTKAEIWALENNLDLSVPHVQQMYFLLRKNKSFHQYLQKYMDRLINLLSQIEPDEQEIKKAMREMFKEIRALHNKISDEILIE; encoded by the coding sequence ATGATTAAACTAAATTTAAAGAACGCAAATTTATCAACAGAATATGAAAAAAATAGAATTTTAAACTTAAAAACAATAGCAATTCACAAGAACTGAACAAACGAACAATTAAGTTTAAAAACAGGGCTTTCAGTAAGAACGATAATTAGATACAAAAAGGAAATCTTTAATACAGAAAAGGGAGATAAAAGTTTTGTTAGAACAAAACATAAAAATATAAATAAAGTTAAAGATCGAAAAATATCAGATGATTTACTTCAAGAAATTTATAAACAATATCTTGAAACAAATAACGCAATTATCGACATAGAAAGAACAGACAACGAATTAAGCTATAAAGAATTTTATGAGACATTTTTAGATCAAAATATTAAGGAAAAGTTGTCTTATTCTTGAATGATTTATAGATTTAATGAATTAGGTTTTCACAATCGTCACACAACAAAAAGAGGAAGAAAAATTACCAGAGATTTAAAGAAAATCAAAAAACTAAATGAAGAAACTCATATGATGATTGCAGAAATCCAAAACAAACAAAAACACTACAAAAAACAAAGAAAGATTTTGAATTTAAATAAGAATTTAAAGTTTGGTGAAATACTTGAAATTGATGCTCAAGTAGAACCATATTTATTTAAAGAAAACAAAATTTATCTTTACCATGCAATTGATGCATCAACAGGAATGCTTTTAGGTATGTGAGTTGAATATCAAGAAACCAATCTTGGATATCAAAGACTCCTAGAAATAGTGTTTAAAAGATTCGGATTCCCTAAAATAATCCATACAGATAAACGTAAAACATTTTGAGGTAGTGAAAGTACTGAGACAATGTTTGAAAAGAATTTAAACGAAAAGGGTATTAGAATAATAAGTTCATCAAACCCTAAACACAAACCGCATGTTGAAAGATCTTTTAGAAGTGCTCAAGATAAACTACCAGTTTTCATTAGTCAAAATCAAATTAAAACAATTGAAGATTTAAGAAGAAACGGTGATAAATATGTAAATTACTACAACACAAAATTTAAAAAAGTTATTGCTAAAAAATCATTATTCAACAAAGAAGGAATGCTAAGAAATAATTGAAGAGTTGACATTGAAATCAACAGAAAAGTTATTAATGGTGCGGTTAGATTTGGTAAGAAAATTTACGGAGCTTATATGAGCGATGGCAGAAGATTAATGATGCATGATTGATCATGAACTAGATTAATAATGGCGTCTGATGGTAATTTTTATTTCAAATATTTAGACAAGATTTATTATGCAAAAGAACCTGAAGGAAAAGATTTGACAAAAGCAGAAATTTGAGCTTTGGAAAACAATTTAGACCTTTCAGTACCACATGTTCAACAAATGTATTTTTTGTTGCGCAAAAATAAAAGCTTTCATCAATATTTACAAAAATACATGGATCGATTAATAAATTTACTGTCTCAAATTGAACCTGACGAACAAGAAATAAAAAAAGCAATGCGCGAAATGTTCAAAGAAATACGCGCATTGCATAACAAAATTTCTGATGAAATTCTAATAGAATAA